A stretch of Physeter macrocephalus isolate SW-GA chromosome 8, ASM283717v5, whole genome shotgun sequence DNA encodes these proteins:
- the FBXL21P gene encoding F-box/LRR-repeat protein 21: MKRKNLSVVNKVVQSSPAVKQPKLGFYSSLNQTHTYTVLLDWGSLPHYVVLRIFQYLPLMDRARASSVCRRWNEVFHIPDLWRMFEFELNKSATSYFNSTHPDLIQQIIKKHAAHLQYVSFKVDSSTESAEAACDILSQLVNCSIQTLGLISTAKPSFMNVSKSHFVSALTVVFVNSKSLSSIKIEDTPVDDPSLKILVANNSDTLRRLKMSSCPHVSSDGILCVADHCQGLRELALNYYMLSDELLLALSSETHVNLEHLRIDVVSENPGQIKFLSIKKQSWDVLIKHSPGVNVVMYFFLYEEELETFFKEETPVTHLYFGRCISKAILGRIGLNCPRLIELVVCANGLQALDDELICIAEHCKNLTALGLSECEVSCSAFIEFVRLCGRRLTQLSIMEEVLIPDDDYSLDEIHAEVSKYLGRVWFPDVMPLW; encoded by the exons ATGAAGAGGAAGAATTTATCTGTTGTGAATAAAGTTGTCCAGTCTTCACCAGCAGTGAAACAGCCTAAACTTGGGTTCTACTCTTCTCTCAACCAGACTCATACATACACTGTCCTTCTAGACTGGGGGAGTTTGCCTCACTATGTAGTGTTACGCATTTTTCAGTATCTTCCTTTAATGGATCGGGCCCGGGCATCTTCTGTATGTAGGAGATGGAATGAAGTTTTTCATATTCCTGACCTTTGGAGAATGTTTGAGTTTGAACTGAACAAGTCAGCTACTTCATATTTTAACTCCACTCATCCTGATCTCATTCAACAGATCATTAAAAAACATGCTGCCCATCTCCAGTATGTCAGCtttaag GTTGATAGTAGTACTGAATCAGCAGAAGCTGCCTGTGATATACTTTCTCAGCTGGTAAATTGTTCTATCCAGACTTTGGGCTTGATTTCAACGGCCAAGCCAAGTTTTATGAATGTGTCAAAG TCTCATTTTGTGTCAGCACTTACAGTTGTTTTTGTCAACTCAAAATCATTATCATCAATCAAAATTGAAGACACACCAGTGGATGATCCTTCTTTGAAGATTCTTGTGGCCAATAATAGTGATACTCTAAGACGCCTCAAAATGAGTAGCTGTCCTCATGTTTCATCTGATG GAATCCTTTGTGTAGCTGACCATTGTCAAGGTCTTAGAGAACTGGCATTAAATTATTACATGCTAAGTGATGAACTTCTCCTGGCACTTTCAAGTGAGACCCATGTTAACCTTGAGCATCTTCGAATAGATGTTGTGAGTGAAAATCCTGGACAAATCaaatttctttctattaaaaaacaaagttgggATGTACTCATTAAACACTCCCCTGGAGTTAATGTTGTTATGTACTTCTTTTTATATGAAGAGGAATTGGAGACGTTCTTCAAAGAAGAAACCCCTGTTACTCACCTTTATTTTGGTCGTTGCATAAGCAAAGCAATTCTAGGACGGATAGGTCTTAACTGTCCACGACTAATAGAGTTAGTAGTATGTGCTAATGGTCTTCAGGCTCTTGATGATGAACTTATTTGTATTGCTGAACACTGTAAAAACTTAACAGCCTTGGGCCTCAGTGAATGTGAAGTTAGCTGCAGTGCATTCATTGAGTTTGTAAGACTATGTGGGAGAAGGCTAACCCAGCTCTCTATCATGGAGGAAGTTTTGATCCCTGATGATGATTATAGCCTAGATGAAATTCATGCTGAAGTCTCCAAATACCTGGGAAGAGTATGGTTCCCTGATGTCATGCCTCTCTGGTAA